A window from Acidobacteriota bacterium encodes these proteins:
- a CDS encoding MBL fold metallo-hydrolase: MNPIVTTVLAAALVFGGSLQAQRREAPLEIYVADTEGGKSALFVTPSGETVLIDSGNPGPRDGSRILAMLQEAGVRQIDHLISTHYHVDHVGGLADLAAKIPVKHYVDHGPNVEPREQVANFSQTYAALSGAARRTVVKPGDRLPVADLDWRIVTAAGRAITAPLAGGGQANPACADFVKKNATPDENDQSVGSVVAFGQFRALDLGDLVWDREHDLVCPRNLIGPVDLYMVTHHGLDISGAPALVHAVRPRVAVMQNGTRKGGAVATFQTLRSSPGFEDIWQLHWSYHALIEHNAPGVFIANVDDARVIGGVIAPPADAPASGAGRATAAASAHVPAHAIRISAYRDGTFTVTNTRNGFSKTYGRR, translated from the coding sequence ATGAACCCGATCGTCACCACCGTGCTGGCCGCCGCGCTCGTCTTCGGCGGCAGCCTCCAGGCGCAGCGCCGCGAGGCGCCGCTCGAGATCTACGTCGCCGATACGGAAGGCGGCAAGTCGGCGCTGTTCGTCACGCCCTCCGGCGAGACGGTGCTCATCGACAGCGGCAATCCCGGCCCGCGCGACGGCAGCCGCATCCTCGCCATGCTGCAGGAGGCTGGCGTCCGCCAAATCGATCACCTGATCTCGACCCACTACCACGTCGACCATGTGGGCGGCCTGGCGGATCTCGCGGCCAAGATCCCCGTGAAGCACTACGTCGACCACGGTCCGAACGTCGAGCCGCGGGAACAGGTCGCGAACTTCTCGCAGACCTACGCGGCGCTCTCCGGCGCCGCCAGGCGCACGGTCGTGAAGCCAGGCGACCGGCTGCCGGTCGCGGATCTCGACTGGCGGATCGTGACGGCCGCCGGGCGCGCCATCACGGCGCCGCTCGCCGGCGGCGGCCAGGCCAACCCGGCGTGCGCGGACTTCGTGAAGAAGAACGCCACGCCCGACGAGAACGATCAGTCCGTGGGCAGCGTCGTGGCGTTCGGCCAGTTCAGAGCGTTGGATCTCGGCGACCTCGTGTGGGATCGCGAGCACGACCTCGTTTGTCCGCGCAACCTCATCGGCCCGGTGGACCTCTACATGGTCACGCACCACGGCCTCGACATCTCCGGTGCGCCGGCCCTCGTCCACGCCGTGCGGCCGCGCGTGGCCGTCATGCAGAATGGCACGCGCAAGGGCGGCGCCGTCGCGACCTTCCAGACGCTGCGGTCCAGCCCGGGCTTCGAGGACATCTGGCAGCTCCACTGGTCGTACCACGCGCTCATCGAGCACAACGCCCCCGGCGTGTTCATCGCGAACGTGGACGACGCGCGGGTGATCGGCGGCGTGATCGCGCCGCCGGCCGACGCGCCGGCCTCCGGCGCGGGCCGCGCGACGGCGGCCGCCTCGGCACACGTGCCCGCGCACGCCATCAGGATCTCCGCATACCGTGACGGCACGTTCACGGTGACGAACACGAGGAACGGCTTCAGCAAGACGTACGGCCGCCGCTGA
- a CDS encoding radical SAM protein: MHKPVKYLEKGLTVAAKGAWVVYDALNSIRPNASFTPTWSEKPLLKSWQKVKPPLGWPRETDSLCPVCVREARQEILDGKRDYKVLLTEKIGEIKATIVERDGKIMMVKDCPIHGHFEDVMAIDPAFFKHLEESFPGSDIRAHNDEKLHNHGSSTIKYGRGAVLTIDLTNRCNMMCDPCFMDANQVGFVHELSWEEIKTMLDNAITIKPRRQMSVQFSGGEPTLSPYFLDAVRYSRKVGYNSVQAATNGIEFAKSPEFAKAAAEAGLRYAYLQFDGIGNAANSHRLVGNLFDVKLRAIENLWRAGVDIVPVTTIVNGVNNEQVGRIIQFALDNPKRISFLSFQPVSFTGRDEEITDERRHAQRYTLSHLAHDVKKQTGLGEPVRDWFPISFMGTFGDWADLVHGPQAEFGQLSCGCHPNCGVGMAIMVDKETKEAVPVTAFLKGEQLAKDIAKVNDAARGRGMSVLGMALALMKNYDPFQSPTHFKLADLLKKFDKTFGATKGARQGKYGRVEGDRTDKDIEIRRADRWNFLFIAGMWFQDLFNYDFRRTERCIIPYATQEGEISFCAYNTGIGWRNIVEKMHMTATLTKWYEEHGRHEIVAGGKKVALDSTAHSLQLDAEAVAKGRQTDLDEKGIAKNAREEKLRARKAQHEHEKMAELYRQVVLKEPKPQIATGIQIQGLGKKSEPETETVAK; encoded by the coding sequence ATGCACAAGCCCGTCAAGTACCTCGAGAAGGGTCTGACTGTCGCGGCCAAGGGCGCCTGGGTCGTCTACGACGCGCTGAACAGCATTCGACCGAATGCGTCGTTCACGCCGACGTGGTCCGAGAAGCCGCTGCTGAAGTCGTGGCAGAAGGTCAAGCCGCCGCTGGGCTGGCCGCGCGAGACCGACTCGCTCTGCCCGGTCTGCGTGCGCGAGGCGCGGCAGGAGATCCTCGACGGGAAGCGCGACTACAAGGTGCTGCTCACCGAGAAGATCGGCGAGATCAAGGCGACCATCGTCGAGCGCGACGGCAAGATCATGATGGTGAAGGACTGCCCGATCCACGGCCACTTCGAGGACGTGATGGCCATCGATCCGGCGTTCTTCAAGCACCTGGAGGAGTCGTTCCCCGGCTCCGACATCCGGGCGCACAACGACGAGAAGCTGCACAACCACGGCTCGTCGACCATCAAGTACGGGCGCGGCGCGGTGCTGACGATCGACCTGACGAACCGCTGCAACATGATGTGCGATCCGTGCTTCATGGACGCGAACCAGGTCGGGTTCGTGCACGAGTTGAGCTGGGAAGAGATCAAGACCATGCTCGACAACGCGATCACGATCAAGCCGCGGCGGCAGATGTCGGTGCAGTTCTCGGGCGGCGAGCCCACGCTGTCGCCGTACTTCCTCGACGCCGTGCGGTACTCGCGCAAGGTCGGCTACAACTCGGTCCAGGCCGCGACGAACGGCATCGAGTTCGCGAAGAGCCCGGAGTTCGCGAAAGCCGCCGCGGAAGCCGGCCTGCGCTACGCCTACCTCCAGTTCGACGGGATCGGCAATGCCGCGAACTCGCACCGGCTGGTCGGCAACCTGTTCGACGTCAAGCTGCGGGCGATCGAGAACCTGTGGCGCGCCGGCGTCGACATCGTGCCCGTGACGACGATCGTCAACGGCGTGAACAACGAGCAGGTCGGCCGCATCATCCAGTTCGCGCTCGACAACCCGAAGCGCATCTCCTTCCTGTCGTTCCAGCCGGTGTCGTTCACCGGCCGCGACGAGGAGATCACGGACGAGCGCCGGCACGCGCAGCGCTATACGCTCTCGCACCTCGCGCACGACGTGAAGAAGCAGACCGGCCTCGGCGAGCCGGTGCGCGACTGGTTCCCGATCTCGTTCATGGGCACGTTCGGCGACTGGGCCGACCTCGTGCACGGGCCGCAGGCGGAGTTCGGGCAGCTCTCGTGCGGTTGCCACCCGAACTGCGGCGTCGGCATGGCGATCATGGTCGACAAGGAGACCAAGGAAGCCGTGCCCGTGACCGCCTTCCTCAAGGGCGAACAGCTCGCCAAGGACATCGCGAAGGTCAACGACGCCGCGCGGGGACGCGGGATGTCGGTCCTCGGCATGGCGCTCGCGCTCATGAAGAACTACGACCCGTTCCAATCGCCCACGCACTTCAAGCTCGCCGACCTGCTGAAGAAGTTCGACAAGACGTTCGGCGCCACGAAGGGCGCGCGTCAGGGCAAGTACGGCAGGGTCGAGGGCGATCGCACCGACAAGGACATCGAGATCCGCCGCGCCGATCGCTGGAACTTCCTGTTCATCGCGGGCATGTGGTTCCAGGACCTCTTCAACTACGACTTCCGCCGCACCGAGCGCTGCATCATCCCGTACGCGACGCAGGAAGGGGAGATCAGCTTCTGCGCCTACAACACCGGCATCGGCTGGCGGAACATCGTCGAGAAGATGCACATGACGGCGACGCTCACGAAGTGGTACGAGGAGCACGGCCGGCACGAGATCGTGGCTGGAGGCAAGAAGGTGGCGCTCGACTCGACCGCGCACTCGCTCCAGCTCGACGCCGAAGCGGTCGCCAAGGGCCGCCAGACGGATCTCGACGAGAAGGGCATCGCCAAGAACGCTCGTGAGGAGAAGCTGCGCGCCCGCAAGGCGCAGCACGAACACGAGAAGATGGCCGAGCTCTACCGCCAGGTGGTGTTGAAGGAGCCGAAACCGCAAATCGCGACCGGGATCCAGATCCAGGGCCTCGGGAAGAAGTCGGAGCCGGAGACGGAGACGGTCGCGAAGTAA
- a CDS encoding sulfoxide reductase heme-binding subunit YedZ, translating to MLHETGRDALAILLITLAVTPVRRMTGWNRIQLVRRMTGLWSFTYAAVHLLIYVVFNHLGDVGAIWEDVAERPFITAGMFTFVLLVALALTSTAAMMRRLGRRWQQLHRLAYVAAFTGVVHFAWGQKADIREPLLWGAVLAVLLAVRVAYALRRRRPGLQPAVSR from the coding sequence ATGCTCCACGAGACGGGGCGTGATGCGCTGGCGATCCTGCTCATCACGCTGGCGGTCACCCCGGTGCGACGGATGACCGGGTGGAACCGGATTCAGCTCGTCCGCCGGATGACCGGGCTCTGGTCGTTCACGTATGCCGCCGTGCACCTGCTGATCTACGTCGTCTTCAACCACCTGGGCGACGTGGGTGCCATCTGGGAGGACGTCGCCGAGCGGCCGTTCATCACCGCCGGCATGTTCACGTTCGTGCTGCTGGTCGCGCTCGCGCTGACGTCCACGGCGGCGATGATGCGGCGGCTCGGCCGGCGGTGGCAGCAGTTGCACCGGCTCGCCTACGTCGCCGCATTCACGGGGGTGGTCCACTTCGCGTGGGGACAGAAAGCGGACATCCGGGAGCCGCTGCTTTGGGGCGCCGTGCTGGCCGTGCTGCTCGCAGTTCGGGTCGCCTACGCTCTCCGGCGCCGCCGGCCCGGGCTCCAGCCGGCCGTAAGTCGTTGA
- the msrP gene encoding protein-methionine-sulfoxide reductase catalytic subunit MsrP, with protein MLLRVKRPSELPYSDVTPEAVYRSRREFMKSVAAGAVAVAATSLEACAATAEQAAPSALNATRNPKYVASDKLNSFRDITTYNNFYEFGLEKSDPAAYAGQLVVKPWTVTVDGMVGKPGNYGVEDLVDFKALEERVYRHRCVEAWSMVIPWIGVPLSSVLSKVQPAPSAKFVEFTTLLRPEQMPGQRSNILDWPYVEGLEMKEAMHPLAFMVVGLYGNVLPNQNGAPLRIHIPWKYGFKSGKSIVRIRFTDQMPRTTWALSAPDEYGFYANVNPNVPHPRWSQARERRLPSLFASTPTQLFNGYADEVGGLYTNLDLVKNF; from the coding sequence ATGCTGCTGCGAGTGAAACGGCCATCGGAGCTGCCGTACTCGGACGTCACGCCCGAGGCGGTCTACCGGTCTCGCCGCGAGTTCATGAAGAGCGTCGCGGCCGGCGCCGTGGCCGTGGCGGCCACCTCGCTCGAGGCCTGCGCCGCGACGGCCGAGCAGGCGGCGCCCTCGGCGCTCAACGCGACCCGCAACCCGAAGTACGTCGCCTCCGACAAGCTGAACTCGTTTCGAGACATCACGACCTACAACAACTTCTACGAGTTCGGCCTCGAGAAGAGCGATCCGGCCGCGTACGCCGGCCAACTGGTCGTCAAGCCCTGGACCGTCACAGTGGACGGTATGGTCGGCAAGCCCGGCAACTACGGCGTCGAGGACCTGGTCGATTTCAAGGCGCTCGAGGAGCGGGTCTATCGGCATCGCTGCGTCGAAGCCTGGTCGATGGTCATCCCGTGGATCGGCGTGCCGCTCTCGAGCGTGCTGAGCAAGGTTCAGCCGGCGCCGTCGGCCAAGTTCGTCGAGTTCACGACCCTGCTGCGGCCCGAGCAGATGCCAGGCCAGCGGAGCAACATCCTCGACTGGCCGTACGTCGAGGGGCTGGAGATGAAGGAGGCGATGCACCCGCTGGCCTTCATGGTGGTCGGCCTCTACGGCAACGTGCTGCCGAATCAGAACGGCGCGCCGCTCCGGATCCACATCCCATGGAAGTACGGGTTCAAGAGCGGCAAGTCGATCGTGCGCATTCGGTTCACCGACCAGATGCCCAGGACGACCTGGGCGCTGTCGGCGCCGGACGAGTACGGCTTCTACGCCAACGTGAACCCGAACGTGCCGCATCCGCGCTGGAGCCAGGCGCGTGAGCGCCGGCTACCGAGCCTCTTCGCCAGCACGCCGACACAGTTGTTCAACGGCTACGCGGACGAGGTCGGCGGGCTGTACACGAATCTCGATCTGGTGAAGAACTTCTAG
- a CDS encoding nucleotide sugar dehydrogenase: MSPATTDLAASLRHKLQSRTAQVGVVGLGYVGLPLAVELARAGFRAVGIDLDQRKVDLINQGESYIQDVSTADVARFREAGRLSATTDRAVVQELDTLNICVPTPLNKTKDPDLSYVVSAVEMIAEYLRPGQLVVLESTTYPGTTDEVVSPILERRGFKAGRDFFLAFSPERVDPGNEKWNTRNVPKVVGGMTPTCTELASTLYRASIDSVVPVSSPRVAEMVKLLENTFRAVNIGLVNELALMCDRLGLSVWEVVDAAATKPFGFMPFYPGPGLGGHCIPIDPFYLSWKVKEVGFEARFIELAGHVNGAMPHHVVDKVAEALNAHRKAINGSSILVLGVSYKRDIDDLRESPALDIMAALAQKGGRIVYHDPYVERIAARDWPGGIDLVSVPLTPQSLAEADCAVIVTDHRAFNYDEIVRHARLIVDSRNAIKRAADHIFKLGAPSAARS; this comes from the coding sequence ATTTCGCCGGCCACGACGGATCTCGCCGCGAGCTTGCGGCACAAGCTGCAGTCGCGCACGGCGCAGGTCGGGGTCGTCGGCCTCGGCTACGTCGGCTTGCCGCTGGCGGTCGAGCTGGCACGGGCCGGCTTCCGCGCGGTGGGCATCGACCTCGACCAGCGCAAGGTCGATCTGATCAATCAGGGCGAGTCCTACATCCAGGACGTCTCGACGGCCGACGTCGCGCGGTTCCGCGAAGCGGGACGGCTGAGCGCGACCACGGACCGCGCCGTCGTCCAGGAGCTGGACACGCTGAACATCTGCGTGCCGACGCCGCTGAACAAGACGAAGGACCCGGACCTTTCCTATGTGGTGTCGGCGGTCGAGATGATCGCGGAGTACCTGAGGCCCGGCCAGCTCGTCGTCCTGGAATCGACCACGTATCCAGGCACGACCGACGAGGTCGTCTCGCCCATTCTCGAACGGCGCGGGTTCAAGGCGGGCCGCGATTTCTTCCTCGCCTTCTCGCCGGAGCGCGTGGATCCCGGCAACGAGAAGTGGAACACGAGGAACGTGCCCAAAGTCGTCGGCGGCATGACGCCGACCTGCACGGAGCTCGCCAGCACGCTCTATCGCGCCTCGATCGACAGCGTCGTGCCGGTCAGCTCGCCGCGCGTCGCCGAGATGGTCAAGCTGCTCGAGAACACGTTTCGCGCGGTGAACATCGGTCTCGTCAACGAGCTGGCGTTGATGTGCGATCGGCTGGGCTTGAGCGTATGGGAAGTCGTCGACGCGGCGGCGACCAAGCCGTTCGGCTTCATGCCCTTTTATCCGGGCCCGGGCCTCGGCGGCCACTGCATTCCGATCGACCCCTTCTACCTCTCCTGGAAGGTCAAGGAGGTCGGCTTCGAGGCGCGGTTCATCGAGCTCGCCGGCCACGTGAACGGGGCGATGCCGCACCACGTCGTGGACAAGGTCGCCGAGGCGCTCAACGCCCACCGCAAGGCGATCAACGGCTCGTCGATCCTCGTGCTCGGCGTCTCCTACAAGCGGGACATCGACGACCTGCGCGAATCGCCGGCGCTCGACATCATGGCGGCCCTGGCACAGAAAGGCGGCCGGATCGTCTACCACGACCCCTACGTCGAGCGCATCGCGGCGCGTGACTGGCCGGGCGGGATCGATCTGGTCTCGGTGCCGCTGACGCCGCAGTCGCTGGCCGAGGCCGACTGCGCCGTGATCGTCACCGATCATCGGGCGTTCAACTACGACGAGATCGTGCGGCACGCACGGCTCATCGTCGACTCGAGGAACGCCATCAAGCGTGCCGCCGATCACATCTTCAAGCTCGGAGCGCCGTCAGCCGCACGGTCCTGA